The Phaeacidiphilus oryzae TH49 region ACCCAGGACCAGCTGGCCGAGATGGAGCAGCAGGGCCGGGAGGCGCTGGCCGAGTCCGAGCAGAAGGCGGAGGCCGTGGTGGCCGAGGCGGAGGCGCGGGCCGCGGAGCTCACCGCCCAGGCCGAGACCAGGGCCATGGAGATCTCCTCCGAGGCGTCCTCGGAGGCGAGCAAGGTGCGTCTGGCCGCCGTCAAGCGGGCCGAGACGCTGATCAAGGAAGCCGAGCAGCGCCGGACCGAGTCCGAGAGCGAGGCCGAACGCCGCCTCGCCGAGGGCGAGTCGGAGCTGCGGCAGGCTCGCGAGGACGCCGAGCGGACCCGGTCGGAGGCGACCGAGGAGGCCCGGCGTATCGTCGAGGAGGCGCGGGCCGAGGCGGAGCGGGCGACCGAGGAGGGCCGCCGGGAGCTGGACGAACTGATCCGGCGCCGCGGCGACATCAACACCGAGATCGCCCGCGTACAGGATGTGCTGCAGGCTCTGGAGCAGTTCGAGGCACCGTCACCGGCCGCCTCGGGCAAGGGCGTCGGGTCCTCCGGCAACGGAGGCAACGGGGGCAACGGCAAGCCGGGGCAGCAGCGCGGAGGCGGGAAACCGGGCGCTCCCGCGGGAGCGTCGGCGGGTGTCACGGCGGGAGCCACCCGTGCGGGTGGCAAACGGTCCGAGACACCACCACCCGATTGAGCGGACATTCTCCACTCTTCATCGGGATTGGGTCGATGACACTCCGGTTTCGTGCCAGGATTCCCCCTATCACCTCACCGGGCATACGACAGGAACTCCACCCCCATGAGCGACACACACTCTCCGCACGGCTTCGATGTCGTGCGCCGCGGGTACGAGAAGGCTCAGGTTGACGAGCGCATCGCCAAGCTGGTCGCTGATCGTGACGGGGCGCTGGCACGCATCTCCGCATTGGAGAAGCGGATCGAAGAGCTGCATCTGGAGACCCAGAACGCGCAGGCCCAGGTCCAGGACCAGGAGCCCTCGTACGCGGGTCTCGGAGCGCGCGTCGAGAAGATCCTGAGGCTCGCCGAGGAAGAGGCCAAGGACCTGCGCGACGAGGCGCGGCGCGCGGCCGAGCAGCACCGCGAGCTCGCCGAGGGCGCCGCCCAGCAGGTGCGCAGCGAGGCCGAGTCCTACGCGAAGGAGCGCAAGGCGAAGTCCGAGGAGGAGGGGCAGCGCATCGTCGACAAGGCGAAGAGCGACGCCTCCCAGCTCCGGGCCGAGGCCAACAAGGACGCCGCCGCCAAGCGCGAGGAGGCGGACGCCCTCTTCGAGGAGACCCGGGCCAAGGCCGCGCAGGCCGCCGCCGACTT contains the following coding sequences:
- a CDS encoding coiled-coil domain-containing protein, whose product is MSDTHSPHGFDVVRRGYEKAQVDERIAKLVADRDGALARISALEKRIEELHLETQNAQAQVQDQEPSYAGLGARVEKILRLAEEEAKDLRDEARRAAEQHRELAEGAAQQVRSEAESYAKERKAKSEEEGQRIVDKAKSDASQLRAEANKDAAAKREEADALFEETRAKAAQAAADFETNLAKRREQSERDLAARQAKAEKRLAEIEHRAEQLRLEAEKMRTDAERRARQTVETAQRQAEDIVADANAKADRIRSESERELAALTNRRDSINAQLTNVREMLATLTGAAVAAAGSTSTGVDDDALGRGVPAQQSR